In Biomphalaria glabrata chromosome 11, xgBioGlab47.1, whole genome shotgun sequence, the following proteins share a genomic window:
- the LOC106072089 gene encoding ficolin-2-like codes for MACGNGGTYNLSTSKCDCKIGWSGSICDTAPQNCSVLSTLGYTAGTYWVDIIPSSGGAPKTILCELTSSLTLRNYIFSNSGSSYHNRTWAEYVAGYKVDNDNFWLGLDLMNAYAMSGGKSFKMEAVFSNNAITAVWGNSGVTIRDGSVKYQLTFSGTSSTASGSYSVSLQACLSSGKVFSTWDLDNDGDTGSNLASLAGAGWFFGSSLTCNPLGRLKSSLPEGQTDGQILLPNLDMVSGGYLPYFQYVKMYFE; via the coding sequence ATGGCTTGCGGAAACGGAGGTACTTACAACCTCTCAACGAGTAAGTGCGACTGCAAGATAGGATGGTCTGGAAGTATATGCGACACAGCTCCACAAAATTGTTCCGTTCTCTCGACATTGGGCTACACCGCTGGAACTTACTGGGTGGACATTATCCCGAGTTCAGGAGGCGCTCCCAAGACGATTCTATGCGAGCTGACATCTTCGTTAACTCTGAGGAATTACATCTTCAGCAACAGCGGATCGTCGTATCACAACAGAACATGGGCTGAATATGTCGCCGGATATAAAGTAGACAATGACAACTTCTGGCTTGGTTTGGATTTAATGAACGCCTACGCCATGTCGGGTGGAAAGAGTTTCAAAATGGAAGCAGTGTTTAGCAATAACGCCATCACTGCAGTCTGGGGAAACAGCGGCGTCACCATCAGAGATGGAAGTGTTAAATATCAGCTCACGTTTTCTGGCACTTCTTCAACGGCGTCTGGTTCCTATTCTGTGAGCTTGCAGGCTTGTTTGTCGTCTGGCAAAGTCTTTTCCACATGGGACCTAGACAATGACGGAGATACAGGATCCAATCTGGCGTCCTTAGCAGGTGCTGGCTGGTTTTTCGGTTCTTCATTAACTTGTAATCCACTCGGTCGTCTCAAAAGCTCTCTGCCagaaggacagacagacggacagatccTGCTACCAAATTTAGACATGGTGAGTGGTGGATACCTCCCATATTTTCAATACgtcaaaatgtattttgaatAA
- the LOC106054857 gene encoding procathepsin L-like, with translation MLRFLVVAALITLSCALRSELNDLWTSFKERHGKSYTRQHDVMRRGIWESNIERIEKHNILADRGVYTYWMGENEYTDMTIAEFRAMKNGFRASNKTSHHVLYVSEPNVALPAEVDWRKEGYVTEVKNQGQCGSCWAFSTAGALEGQIFKRSKKLVSLSEQNLVDCSRKWGNQGCDGGLMTQSFQYIKDNSGIDSEESYPYIGVDQECAFKKENVAASDSGYVEIQSGNEQALQQAVVEIGPISAAMVANHDSFLNYKGGIYQEPLCNDGTLDHAILIVGYGTENGQDFWLVKNSWGTSWGEKGYFRIVRNKDNHCGIASVASYPTL, from the exons ATGTTACGCTTTCTAGTTGTTGCTGCTTTGATTACACTGTCCTGTGCATTGCGTTCAGAACTGAATGACTTGTGGACCTCTTTCAAGGAGAGACATGGCAAGTCTTACACTCGCCAACACGACGTCATGAG GAGAGGGATCTGGGAGTCCAAcattgaacgtattgaaaagcACAACATTCTGGCTGACAGGGGCGTCTACACCTACTGGATGGGCGAAAACGAATACACTGATATG ACCATCGCTGAGTTTAGAGCCATGAAAAACGGATTCAGAGCCTCCAACAAGACATCTCATCATGTCCTGTATGTGTCCGAACCAAATGTTGCACTTCCTGCTGAGGTAGACTGGAGAAAGGAAGGCTACGTCACAGAGGTCAAAAATCAG ggTCAGTGCGGATCATGCTGGGCTTTCTCTACCGCCGGTGCTTTAGAAGGTCAAATATTCAAGCGCTCCAAGAAACTTGTCTCCCTTTCTGAACAGAATTTAGTCGATTGCTCTAGAAAATGGG GTAACCAGGGATGCGATGGCGGGCTCATGACTCAATCTTTCCAATATATTAAAGATAACAGTGGCATCGACTCTGAAGAATCATATCCATACATTGGAGTG GACCAAGAGTGTgcatttaaaaaggaaaatgttGCTGCCTCAGACTCCGGCTATGTTGAGATTCAGTCTGGCAATGAACAAGCTTTACAACAGGCTGTAGTTGAGATCGGACCAATCAGCGCCGCCATGGTTGCCAACCACGACTCTTTCCTG AACTACAAAGGTGGAATTTATCAAGAACCTTTATGCAACGATGGAACACTAGATCACGCTATCTTGATCGTAGGATACGGCACAGAGAATGGACAAGATTTCTGGCTGGTTAAAAACAG TTGGGGCACCAGTTGGGGAGAGAAAGGCTATTTCAGAATTGTCCGCAACAAAGACAACCATTGTGGTATTGCCTCAGTAGCCTCCTACCCAACTCTGTAA
- the LOC106054839 gene encoding procathepsin L-like — protein sequence MLRFLVVAALITLSCALRSELNDLWASFKERHGKSYTRQHDVMRREIWESNIQRIEKHNILADRGVYTYWMGENEFADLTNAEFRAMKNGFRASNKTSHHVLYVSEPNVALPAEVDWRKEGYVTGVKDQGHCGSCWAFSATGALEGQTFKKTQKLVSLSEQNLVDCSGPWGNHGCGGGLMTYAFTYIKDNKGIDSEESYPYVGVDQPCAFKREYVAATDTGYVEVESGSEQALQQAVAEIGPISAAIDASHDSFVYYKSGIYQEPICGNSLTDMDHAILVVGYGTENGQDYWLVKNSWGVAWGDKGYVKMARNQKNNCGIATMASYPTV from the exons ATGTTACGCTTTCTAGTTGTTGCTGCTTTGATTACACTGTCCTGTGCATTGCGTTCAGAACTGAATGACTTGTGGGCCTCTTTCAAGGAGAGACATGGCAAGTCTTACACTCGCCAACACGACGTCATGAG GAGAGAGATATGGGAGTCCAACATTCAACGCATTGAAAAGCACAACATTCTGGCTGACAGGGGCGTCTACACCTACTGGATGGGCGAAAATGAATTCGCAGATTtg ACCAACGCTGAATTTAGAGCCATGAAAAACGGATTCAGAGCCTCCAACAAGACATCTCATCATGTCCTGTATGTGTCCGAACCAAATGTTGCACTTCCTGCTGAGGTCGACTGGAGAAAGGAAGGCTACGTCACAGGGGTCAAAGATCAG GGTCACTGCGGTTCATGCTGGGCTTTCTCTGCTACTGGTGCCTTAGAAGGTCAAACTTTCAAGAAAACACAGAAACTTGTCTCCCTTTCTGAACAAAATTTAGTCGACTGTTCCGGACCCTGGG GTAACCATGGATGTGGTGGTGGACTTATGACCTACGCCTTCACATACATTAAAGATAACAAAGGAATCGACAGTGAAGAGTCCTACCCTTACGTTGGAGTG gaCCAACCCTGTGCATTTAAACGTGAGTACGTTGCTGCTACTGACACAGGATACGTGGAAGTGgagtctggcagtgaacaagCTTTACAACAGGCTGTGGCTGAGATCGGACCAATCAGCGCCGCTATCGATGCCAGCCACGATTCCTTCGTG tacTACAAAAGTGGAATTTACCAAGAACCAATTTGTGGCAACAGTTTAACTGACATGGACCACGCTATTTTGGTCGTAGGATACGGCACAGAAAACGGACAAGATTACTGGCTGGTTAAAAACAG CTGGGGTGTCGCCTGGGGAGACAAAGGATACGTCAAGATGGCTCGTAACCAGAAAAACAACTGTGGAATCGCCACTATGGCCTCTTACCCTACTGTTTAA